The proteins below are encoded in one region of Manis pentadactyla isolate mManPen7 chromosome 2, mManPen7.hap1, whole genome shotgun sequence:
- the TIA1 gene encoding cytotoxic granule associated RNA binding protein TIA1 isoform X9: MEDEMPKTLYVGNLSRDVTEALILQLFSQIGPCKNCKMIMDTAGNDPYCFVEFYEHRHAAAALAAMNGRKIMGKEVKVNWATTPSSQKKDTSSSTVVSTQRSQVLVHLHMDSHKLNGVMSGQPKLLAFEKTVKYFNIKLLQCKIISMSLLVISVQKLQLKI, encoded by the exons aTACGTTGGTAACCTTTCCAGAGATGTGACAGAAGCTCTAATTCTCCAGCTTTTTAGCCAGATTGGACCTTGTAAAAACTGCAAAATGATTATGGAT ACAGCTGGAAATGATCCATATTGTTTTGTGGAGTTTTATGAGCATCGTCATGCAGCTGCAGCACTAGCTGCTATGAATGGGCGGAAGATAATGGGTAAG gaAGTCAAAGTGAATTGGGCAACAACACCCAGCAGTCAAAAGAAAGATACAAGCA GTAGTACCGTTGTCAGCACACAGCGTTCACAAG TCTTAGTTCACTTGCACATGGATTCACATAAACTGAATGGTGTAATGTCTGGGCAACCAAAACTGTTGGCTTTTGAGAAAACTGTCAAATACTTTAACATCAAACTGTTGCAATGCAAG ATCATTTCCATGTCTTTGTTGGTGATCTCAGTCCAGAAATTACAACTGAAGATATAA